The Caldisericota bacterium genome contains the following window.
GGCCTACGTCTTGGTTTACACTTCATATAGCAACTCCTTTTTTTGGAAACCCTTCAGGTTTTAGGTATAACTTAATTTATTTTTGCCTGATTGTTTTCTTCACTTATTTCTATACATCTCTTACGTACGATCCGATAAAGCTTGGAGACGATTTGCAAAAATATGGTGGATTTATCCCGGGTATTCGTCCTGGTGAGCGAACTGCTAAGTATATTGCAGGAGTACTGAATAAAATTGTTTTGCCTACTTCCATTTTTCTTGGGCTTGTCGCAATAGTTCCTAATTTAATTTTTAGAAATATGGCAGTCTCAGCTTTTGTTTTTGGAGGAACTTCGGTACTCATTATTATTGGTGTTTCACTAGAAACAATGAGAGAAATTGAGGCATATCTTCTTATGAGACACTACAAAGGTTTTTTGAAATAATGATGAAAACGCATTTTATTTTCTTTGGTCCTCCAGGGTCAGGAAAGGGGACTCAAGGGCAGTTTTTGAGTAAAGATCTTGGAATACCTTTTATTTCTTCTGGTGATGCATTACGCGAAGAGATAAACAAAAAAAGTGAAATAGTCGAGAAAATGTATTCTTTTATAAAGAACGGCGAACTTGTTCCAGACATTGTTGTAGAGAAATTTATGAGCAAAATATTAGATCAACAGACTCTTGATAAAGGTTTTATTTTAGATGGTTTTCCTCGTACTATTCATCAGGCTGAGTTTTTAAATATTTATCTTAGCAAGATTAATGTGAATCTTGATGCAGTGATTTGTTTCTTAATGTCCAAAGAAGAAATTATCAAAAGGATAAGCGGAAGAAGAACTTGCGAGCATTGTAACACCGTTTATAATATCTATTTCAATTCCCTTAAAGATGATGCAAAATGCGAGAGATGCGGTGGGAATCTTATGCAAAGAGAGGATGATAAGAAAGAAGTAGTGTTTAGAAGGATAGAGGTTTATGAAGAAAAAACCGAACCTTTGATTGCTTATTATAAAAATAGAGGATTACTTATCGAAGTGAATGCTCTGGGAACAGTAGAAGATGTGTCAAAGCGCATAAAAGAGGTGTTGAGTGATAGAATTTAAGACTCCAGAAGAGATTGAAAAAATAAAAAAATCTGGTAGAATACTCCAGCAAACACTTGCTTTACTGAGAGAGAATGTGCGTGCA
Protein-coding sequences here:
- a CDS encoding adenylate kinase yields the protein MKTHFIFFGPPGSGKGTQGQFLSKDLGIPFISSGDALREEINKKSEIVEKMYSFIKNGELVPDIVVEKFMSKILDQQTLDKGFILDGFPRTIHQAEFLNIYLSKINVNLDAVICFLMSKEEIIKRISGRRTCEHCNTVYNIYFNSLKDDAKCERCGGNLMQREDDKKEVVFRRIEVYEEKTEPLIAYYKNRGLLIEVNALGTVEDVSKRIKEVLSDRI